A region of the Oenanthe melanoleuca isolate GR-GAL-2019-014 chromosome 14, OMel1.0, whole genome shotgun sequence genome:
agCGTAATGTGTTTataagaaatgtatttaaagaGACCTAGTTTGTGTGCTTGGTGGAggaggggaggtttgggttttCATCTTGTGAACTGATTCCAGGAAATGCCatggggaagggggagaggtTTCAGGGTGAGCTTTTCTGTGATGGTCAAGCACAACTCTGAGCCCTGGGTGTTGTGTGAGCCCCGTGTTCCCTTGGGCTGCCCTTCTAGAGCTGCAGCACCTTCACTGCTGATAACAGTGCCTGAATGCCTTGGCCTCACAGAGGTGTTCACTGCTGAGCTGTTTTCCTCATGGAAGGAAGTTcacaaacagagcagctgccacagggTGGAAATTCTCCATCACGTGGTTATGCTCCAGTGCCCATCAGGTGCACCACTGCAaatgctgtggctgcacaggtGTGGAAACTGTGTTGTACTGGTAAAGCTGGGCTTGTTTGTGAATTTACTTAGGTGCCTTGATGGTTGATTAGCAACAAATTTTATAGgccagtattaaaaaaaattccatcccaaatttaaatttgtttcaaGGTAAGTGGTAGAAAAATGTAGAGTAGTGGATACTTCATAGGCTCTGACTGTGTCTGGATTTTGATAAAGCTGAAGATTTGCCTTGTAGACTGCATacagctgtgccacaggcagcaggacacctgcactgctgcacagcaggTGTGTGCTGCCCAGGTGCCTGTGCATTAAATACTGTGTGTTACTCAGCAGGCTCAGCTGGCTTGGTGAAGTAGATTCTGCATCTGTTTCCCCAGCAAACTTGCTTGGTAGGATGTGATAGGGCCACCCTTCCCCAGACTCTTCATGTAGTTGTAGTGCTACTAAATTGGTTTTGTTCCTGTTTGCCTACCacgttgttttgttgtttttttttttttttttttttttcaaatgaagcatttttctctgttctgttcCTAACAGTGGATTTTTATTGactttgcaaataaaaattaaaaaaaaaaaaaaaaaaaggcacaactCTTGTTAGTTGTATAGAACAGTGAAGCTTCAGCTGTGTATTTGGAGCTTCACCAAGAGGTGCTCACTGTCAGGACCTGCCCTGAGCctttcacagcagctgctctgttcccagGTGTGATGTGGGCTCAGGAACTGCTGTGCTGGCTTGTTTTCCCTTAGCTGTACCTGTGTTACACCATGGTagtggggtttgggtttggttttgttttatatgaCCCATAAGCCTTGGCAGTGTAGTGGTGGGTTTATCACTCTGCAGCTTGTTGGAATATCACTCCCTGCTTTCTTTACAATAAATGCAACAATTTCAGTGCACTACTCTGTTTCCAGTCTGCTGCCTGGgtagctgctgctgaagaggaTCAGCTTTAAAGAGGAGAATGCAGTGACATCTAAGTCTGAtttaaggaaatgttttcaCATCCACTGACTGCAGTTACCAGAATAATTAGGAAATAGTAAGGCCAGGACATGTCAGAGGAGGCTCCCAAGATAAAGCAGCAAGAAATGTTGTCTCTGGGGCTGAAAACAAACCTGGCTTTGGTCCTGCACAGGATACTTTGACCTGCTAACTTCCTGCCAATACAGCAACCAGCCTGCAGTAAAATAACCAGATCAGGGAGAGGACATGAgtacacacagcacagcccttaAACTGTCTGTCCTTGAAGAGCATTCTACACCAGGGATGGCTCTGCTCCTAAGTCACTCCCATTAAAACAGGAATTGGCTAGGGATTAAGTGTGCTAGAAGACAAAAGTTTTGGTGTATGAGGTGTACTGCAgctccccctcttttttttgtAAGCTCTTTTGGGTGGTACACAAAGATTCTATTCTCTGCTTTTTTACTGTTCAAGTAGCCCATGAACCTGGAACTGGAAAGATTCAAATTACTCATTTCTTTGATCAGACAGGAAGCATGCAACAGGTCTGCTTTAAGTATTTTATTAACCAAAATAGACAAattgaaacagtattttttcatgataaaatcagattttattctCCTTTACTAAATCAAACCATTCATGCTCAAGATTACTTTCCCAATGCCAGATGAGAAAAGCAGTATTAACAGTTACACAGAGTATCAGGCATTTGATCTGAATTTTAATAGAAACATAATTTAGGTCATTTCTGTAGCATGAAAAATCTCACCTACCCTTAATGCCTTAAGCAGGAATCTCAAAAAATGATCAGAAAGTagcagaaatatattttgctaATGTGCTGaagttattttaattaatttttacaaaTGACTTCAGAGATTTGATCTGCAAGAGTGTAGGAATCATGACCTGACTGTGCCTTGGCACCATGTCCATCCTGAGGAGGGAATTTTGGCACCAGCTgatccagaattcccagggatggcAGTCAGGGACTTCTGGTTCAGTGCCATCTTCCCAACCccaggaagaaataaaacctttccCTACTACTCATCTTCCAGTTTTAGACAAGAAAATCCCAACTGTCTTATAATTTATGTTAATTAATATAGAACAAggtaagtattttaaaaaaaccccaaaactgcatcttttaaaaaacagcctCAACATAAAAAACTAGGGATTAAGACTTGCAGGCCAATTTTGAGACCATGAATCAACTAGAGGCAGATTAtacctccccttccctccctaAATCATAATAGTTAAGGAAGTTTACAGGTATCTTAAAAACCAATCCAAAATACAACCCAACCCAAACTCCATaaccaagcaaaaagaaaacaatgtaCTTATGCAACTGGGAACTGAAAAGATGGTGCTAAATGAGTTTCGCTGTGTTCCCCCAGTCAGGAAGAGGTCTTCAATTAAAACATTTCCCTTCAGTAATGACTGACCTGCAAAGCACCTGCTATTCATGACCAATTACAAAAAAACAATACAGTATGAAGATGATGTTTCaagttattttgctgttttaactGTCTTGGAAGTGTGAACTCTGAAagtcttttatttaaaaaacagctcTTCACAGATTCTTCTTGTGTCCTGTGGGGATGTGACACTGTGGCCTTCTGTCCTGGAGTCTGTGAAAATTTCATAGTCATTCCCTCCctggaagcagaaaaagatttaattttgtttaacaTAAAGCATAGTCACAAAAAGGGACACATGAAGGGAAACAGAGAAAGATGAATTTTTTCCAAGGGTCTGCAGTGAACAGGCTCAGTAAacaccagcactgtccctgtATGAGCAcagatccccaaaatccatAGCTTCATTCCCAAATTTCTGTTTGCCACACTGCTTTCACAGGGTCAGTATCAGCTCTTGGTATTCCAGCTCTCTGGAAATGCTGCACTGCCACTTAGAGGGTTTAAAATGAACTGTCTGTAAGCTCTGTGCCACAGGAACAGGTGATTACTTTTGCAGCTgatgttggggaaaaaaaattaatttcaagcCTGTCTTTTTCTTATAAAACTTcaccttttaaattttataaagtCCTGTGTAACATAAGAATTTTATAACTGTGAGTCCTTATAAAACTAAGCCTTTTCTTATAAAACTTAGCCACTTTCAGACAGCTTTAATTTCATGCAAGTCCTTGTGCTTCCAGTGCCCTCACCAGCTCTTGTCAGTTCTCTgttcaggatttttaaaagcctctgaattgccctgcagagctctgccccaTGCTGAAGGACAAGGGACTGTTCAGTTCCCCAGGGTGGAGACACATAGAGCAGTGAGCAAAGGCACAGTGTCAAATAAGacaggaaataattatttttaataaacaccTGCCAAAAAGAAGAATCAATCTACACTGACCAAGCAGGACAATCAGTTTCACACAGTCATGTCACACAGGTGTTTAACAGAATTAGGGAAGTTCAAATTTAAAACAACCTCTGTTAAGGCAAGAACCCTGTGTTCAGTTcaggaaacagaaggaaaactttccagctgcagccaggtaAACATGGACACATGTTTATATCCTGACTCAGCTCTTGTCAGGATTAAGGTTATAAGGTTAGAACCTACAGTCCTTCAGGTTTGATTACAGCAGTTCTCAAATTAACATATCAAATTAATGTACTCACTGGCATGGTCTTGtctccaaagaaataaatagtCTTGTATCCATCCTTGGCAACAATTCCTAAGCAGTACCTTTTATCCCAGCCATCTGGGAACACATCAATGCTTATCTGCCCTCCTAGGAGAGAGAGGAACAAGACTTGTTTCATTTTAAGAATGTATTTCTGAAGGTAGAGTAAGTGAAAATAAACCTAAGCTGGGTAAGATTTTAGGCAGAGGGAGCTTTGCAGAAGACACAGAAATGTGAAACCCTGGACCTAAGTCctgcaaatacagaaaatgttttatagGGTATCAGTTATTACAGCTGTGATTTAGAGATCATTTATCCATTCAACAAAGTCTGAGCATCCCAAATACTCACTGCTATCCAAATGAACCTTCTAAAAAGCATTACATTTAACCTCttcactttcagaaaaaaaggacacAAATGTACACAGCCACTGATGTATGTACAGCTGTGAAATCATAGGCAGAAGACTTCCTAATGGCTTCAGAgtaggaaagagaagaaatcagCCCTTTCAGCACATGCTAACAGGACAACAGCTCTTCCAATTCTGAGCCCTTGGCCCTCACCAACACCTAAGAGCATGATTCCCAGATGAAGCAGGTGTCCAAAAAGCTACAACataaaggagagaggagagctCACTACAGTTCACTTTTGCTTTAGTGCTTCAGCACTAATGCCAACAATACTTTgcaattctgaaaaataataaaaggcaGAGGAGTGTGATAATATATTAGGAGAGAgggtaaaagagaaaagatgcaTCAAAGATAATTCCccattattatatttttttccttaagcttGCACTTGCTTTTGgattctttccttcctcccacaCAATGCAGGTATAGTTGAACAACCCAGGGCAACTGAAACAGCACTGAGGGAGTAGTTCTGATCAAAACTGATTCACAGAAACAACTCTGACTAATCCAAAGCATCTAATATTCTCCAAAATGAACAGAATCAGTCACACATCTGACATTAAAGGACAATGAACTGATGACAAGAAATGAAATTCTCTTTGTTGATGGATTTCAATTAAAATGTCCCAATAAAAGcctgagaggaaaaggaggctcagTCTTGCCTGCAACCATCCCAGAGAGACCTGTCAAAAAATTGAGATGGGATGTCACAGCCATAATAGAGTATGacttaaatgaaatttaaattattgatgttttaaattacattcaTTTAAAGTTTTACCTATAGAAAATGTGAGGCCTTTGCCTGCAAATTCTCTTTGTAGATCAGCTACAAATTTCTCTCTTATATGCtccttctgttaaaaaaaaaaaaaaaaaaaaaaagaaaacaaaaccaaatatcAGTTACATCTTGTGGTGATTTACCAATGAAAAGATAACCCAAAAACacctctaaaaaaaaagaatggctTTGTTGACTTGAATGGACTCAGATTGGTTACACTACAGATGACACCAAGAAAGTATAGTTTTACCTAGGACAGGGTTTTTTAGAAACCCCATGTATAGAAGCAAGATGTTCAGTACACCCTGGATATTGGATTAAAAACATGAGCCAGACCCACTCTTCTGCAAGCAATCTTTGCTAttccacaaaaaaccccaaaaaacattGTCTACTGCCTGAGGTCTGAATGAGGAAATCAGTTAAAACACATGGAAAGgattaaactgaaaaaaaattgcaaatcatagaaatgtttaaaaatcatAACCTGGCCATAACTGCCTCCTCCAGAAGAGCTGGGTATTTTTCAGGAGTTGTAACTCACTTTATCAAGTTCATAGAACTCAAGTCGTtcttcctggctgcagcttcttccAATGGGGGACACATTTAACATCCCATTTCTGAACTCAATGAAAGTGCCTCTGCAAGGGAATTGATTaacaagacagagaaaaagataagaaaattgCTAAGAACACTAAATACCtcaaaaaatttccatttaattctATAGGGAATCAGCTGTCTCATTGTATGCATGAAACCCAAACATGCAGATATGTCTGGCACCAATAAGTCTCTTGGACTTTGAATCTGGCAACCTCAACATCATCCTTACTGGTTTTTAAAAGTATGGTTTAGTTTAGCAAGTGTGACTGGAGCATCCCATCAACCTGACAGGCCAGGCTCTCAGTTTTGGGGTGAAGCTGCAAAATTCACAGCAATGTGGGCAGTGTCCTGCACTGCCTCACCCCACACATTTGAGTGTCTGGAGCTGCACCTCACACATCACACAGAGCTGGCCTGGCTGCACTTCTCATCTCTGGAAAACACCATGCTGCTGAATTCCAGACATGGCAAAGGAACACTCCTACTTCAAAACTGAATCTCTTTAAGTGCTGAATCAGTATTTCAAaccctgtgctccagctgggaaCTTGTCTTTGTATGCAAGGATGGAGCTCTgtttcacacacacagtgctgtTCCCTAAGCAGAAATTACTCATTTTTTTGCATagcagcctgagctgagctttATACTCCCCATGGAGAACATGGCAACACTGAGATGTCTGTGTGCACATACCTCTTCTTTGGAAGTTTAATCTTTGCAATGTAACTCAGGCAGTAGTTGATGACATCTTGAAGGATGTCCTCGCCCAAGTGGCCCTGAATGCtctaacaaaacaaacaccattCAACCAAGGGTCCAGAATTTGAGATTCTAAAAGCAAGTCACATGGAAAACACAGATATTGGATAATCAGGCATGGTTAATGCCACAGAGAAACAAACATGCCTTCTTCAATCAGTAACATCAGCTGATGCTCACATGGTACTAACTAAAGGctctcatttctctttttgttcattttataACACCAAACTGTCCTTTAATATGATTCCTACTTCTGAAGGAAACTGTGTGCCACAGGAAGCACCCCtaaacaaaaatctgcatttggTTATAGCCAAGCATGAAAAAATGGAGCTTGTTCCTGCAGTCAACTGGAACCACTGGTCAAGGCAGCAAATTCAGCCAGGAACTCTTTTAAATGTTTACTCTCCATTACTTATGTTAAACATTACAAGCCAAATGAATGATCCATTAACAGGACTAACAAAGGCAGCAGTAATTTTGCTCTTTGGAAGGATGATTACATAGGACTATGCTGTACAAATAAATCAAAATCCTGTttagaaaatttcttttttccactaTTGGAAATGTCACACTTACCTGCTTGCTCAAGAACTTCCCATCTTTGTATGCTACCAGGCCATTTTCTGCGAACACATAGTCGTATTTTTCAATCActgcaaacaagcaaaaagacAGTAACTCATCAATTCCCCCATATGCTTAATGCAAGATTATCTCATATGTGAAACAGGTTGAAATACAGCAAACATTAGCTCCTAAAGCATGAAAGTTTCATGCTTTCATCATAGTGTCAAGCACAAGATTAATGCTAGCCCTAATTCTCACTATGATTAATGCACACCTCAGATCACACGAAATAATTTGTTTGACATACCTGTGGTTTTACTTGGAGGCATGTGAGACTGCTCTAAGTGTAAAGAAGAACAAACACCTCAAATCCTACAAAGACCTGGTACACAGCCTGGCTAGGAGCAAGCCAAATACTGCCCTTTTAGGCTTGTTTCCTCAATATCACTAATCTTCAGCAGATGTCTGGGAGCTGTGAGTCTCAGCACAACACAAGATGATATGGTTTACTGGGGACCACTTGGAAGGCAAACAAACCGAGCTGCCTGGCAACTACAGGAGGCTATCAGTGGCATCAATTAAGTAAAGACCATTAAGAATGAAGGACTACGAGTCCATCACTGCATCACAACCCCACAGTGAACAAAATCAGGTCCTCGAGGGACGTGCTGGACAGCTGAGCAGGCCACATGTGTGTCATACCACTGAAGTGTGAAAAAACCCTGCCAAGGTCCTGTCACCGAGGCAGGATTTCACCATTAGTAACAATCTCTTAATTTGATATCGAGATACCAAACGCTGGTTAGTAGCTCCCCACAGCCGGAGtgcaccacagcagcagcaggaagacaATGAAAAGGAGGAGAGGGGGATGAACGGGGTTCAACCTTCAGCCCCCACGCTCCCCGCGGGCCGGGACTGCACCAGCCCGGCCTTACCGTCCTCGCCCAGCTGCTCGCGGATCTTGGCCAGGTCCGAGCCGCCCACCACTCCCACCTTCAGCTTCTGCCGCAGCCGCTGCACGAACGCCGCCATCTCCGCCGAGATTCTCTGGGGTCCAAAACAGAGCTGTCAGATTCGCCAGAGGCCGGCGCCTCCGTGCCGCAGCAGCCGGCACAAACCCGCGGCACCGTGCGGCTCTCCAAGCAGCGCTAAATGTGCTGAGCGTGCCCACAGAGCCCGCGGCGAGCGGCACACGGCGGGACCGCGGGCGGGACGCGGTGTGCGATAGGCCCGGTGTGAGATCGGCCCGGTGTGAGATCGGCCCGGTGTGAGATCGGACCGGTGTGAGATCCAGGCCGGTGTGAGATCGGCCCGGTGTGAGATCCGGCCCGGTATGAGATCCGCCCGGTGTGAGATCCGGCCCGGTGTGAGATCCAAGCCGGTGTGAGATCGGCCCGGTGCGCGATCGGCCCGGTGTGAGATCCAGGCCGGTGTGAGATCGGCCCGGTGCGCGATCGGCCCGGTGTGCGATCGGCCCGGTGTGAGATCCGGCCCGGTGTGAGATCGGCCCGGTGTGAGATCCGCCCGGTATGAGATCCGCCCGGTGTGAGATCGGCCCGGTGTGAGATCAGCCCGGTGTGAGATCGGCCCGGTGTGAGATCGGCCCGGTGTGAGATCGGCCCGGTGTGAGATCGGCCCGGTGTGAGATCCGGCCCGGTGTGAGATCGGCCCGGTGTGAGATCGGCCCGGTGTGAGATCCGGCCCGGTGTGAGATCGGCCCGGTGTGAGATCCGGCCCGGTGTGCGATCGGCCCGGTGTGAGATCGGCCCGGTGTGAGATCCAGGCCGGTGTGAGATCCGGCCCGGTGTGAGATCGGCCCGGTGTGAGATCGGCCCGGTGTGAGATCGGCCCGGTGTGAGATCCGGGCCGTGTGCGACCCGCCCGCTGTGCGACCCGCCCGCTCCCCGCGGGCTCGCAGCCCCGTCCCGCACTCGCCTGGCGCGGGGCCGTCAGGGTGCCGTCCACGTCGAACAGGCAGAGCGCTGAGGGCGGCGGGGCCATGGCTGGagccgccggggccgggccgggccgggctgggctgggctgggctgggccgggctggggccgcCTCTCCCGGCGGGCCGCGCGGGCCGGGGCGCAGCCGCGCTGAGGCGGCGGGGCCATGGCGGCGGTGAGCGCCGGGTTGCGGGCGGGCTGTTCCCcattcccctccttcccccttccccctttcccctgtctccttccctttccctttttccatccctgtccccgtcccgTCCGGCCCGCTCGGTGCCGGGTCCTGCACAGACGCGTGTTGCAGCGTGGCGGGCACAGCGCGGAGTTTCccttcctgcctttcccctcAGTTCTGCGccttcccagcctctgctcccgcCTTCGGCCTAGCGCGCTCTCCCCCCCTTTACCGTGCTTTCTTCACTTTCCTGTTAACCTAAAATTGCTGTTCAAGTGGTTATTCAGCGAGTCGCCGATTTCGCGGGTTTCTCTGTTTTATTGCTCAGACAGCGAGAGGCAGGGGGTGTGCAGGGCTCACTGATGAGCTCACTTTGTGTTAGCAAAGTTTCCCCTCAGACTGCAGGGAGAGATGCGAGCACAAACACCAGTTTCCTATCAGAACACTGGTTTAAGGTTACAGCGAGCTGGGGCTTGTGCTTTGCTGTCTGTAGGTGCCCGAGGGACCGACTGATCTCACTGATCGGGTTTTGAAGAGGACTCAAATGATCTATAGGATTCTTACCTTACAGGCTTGGCTCTGCACAGTTAGGACTAAAGTCTGCACGGCACCAGCTTTTGGGAGATGTCTGCAGAAGGAGCTCTGGACAAGGTCATGGAGAAGGGAAGATGCTGGCCTGCCCCGGATTTTTGGCTCGTGGGAGTGTCTGCAGTCAAAAACCCAGCGAGTTCATGGTCTCAGTAATTACCTCAGGAGACCACGAgggctgtctgtgtgtctgtcccacTCGGCCCCTGCTGCTGTGGTCCAACAGAAGGCTGTGGATGGGAGCACAGAAGAGTTCAAACTGGTCTACAGGTTCCCAGGGATAAAATACTGCAGCGTCCTGTCGAGACTGAAGCTGTTGCAGACTGCCACCTCCATGATCATGCTGCCTCCCATCTGCTACCTCTACCTGCAGGACCAGGTGTCTCAGAATATCCTCCTCTATACAACTGGCATCGCTGTCTTTGCTGGGGCAATGTTGTATGGCATGAGCTACTTTTTCAGAAGAATTATTGGATTAATCTACTTAAGTGAAACGGGACAAACTGTCAGAGTGGCCCACTTGACATTCTGGGGAAGACGTAATGATATTTACTGTCCCATAGAGACAGTGGTGACTTTGGATGAAGTTGGAGATAGCAAGAACGAGCTACTTCACCAGTTCAAACGGTATAACAGTACAGATACTTTGTATTTTACAATTAAGTATGGCCAGATTGTAGACAGAGAGAAATTTACTCAAATATTTGGAGAACTTGTGTGACACAGATCATGATTTTCCATGTTGCATGTTCAGTGTGCTTATTGTTTCGTGAGGTTTAAGTACCAAACTACACATCTCTGTCCTTTTCCTGTGCAAAGCCTGCTGTAAGTGCACCCAGTGTAGAAAGTCCCAGTGGTAAAACACAGCCCACTGGATTAAAGGTCTTGCAGCTTGTGTATGGTGTGAGGAGTGTCTGTTCCATGTCAGATTCAGTAATGTCACAGCATTCCAAGCCTGAACTGTCCTTGAAATGTGCTGTAGGAGGCCAAGTTACTGGGGCTGACCTTGGCTTTTGTTTCAGTTGGCCTCTGGTTGTTAGGAAACGTGAAAAAGCTCTTGAAATGaaatgcaggagctgccagagcatCCTCACTTCAAACTCAGTGTTTCTTCTAGCTGATTTCAGGTTGGCTAGGAAGCCTCTGGAA
Encoded here:
- the PMM2 gene encoding phosphomannomutase 2, with product MAPPPSALCLFDVDGTLTAPRQRISAEMAAFVQRLRQKLKVGVVGGSDLAKIREQLGEDVIEKYDYVFAENGLVAYKDGKFLSKQSIQGHLGEDILQDVINYCLSYIAKIKLPKKRGTFIEFRNGMLNVSPIGRSCSQEERLEFYELDKKEHIREKFVADLQREFAGKGLTFSIGGQISIDVFPDGWDKRYCLGIVAKDGYKTIYFFGDKTMPGGNDYEIFTDSRTEGHSVTSPQDTRRICEELFFK
- the TMEM186 gene encoding transmembrane protein 186, with protein sequence MAAAWLCTVRTKVCTAPAFGRCLQKELWTRSWRREDAGLPRIFGSWECLQSKTQRVHGLSNYLRRPRGLSVCLSHSAPAAVVQQKAVDGSTEEFKLVYRFPGIKYCSVLSRLKLLQTATSMIMLPPICYLYLQDQVSQNILLYTTGIAVFAGAMLYGMSYFFRRIIGLIYLSETGQTVRVAHLTFWGRRNDIYCPIETVVTLDEVGDSKNELLHQFKRYNSTDTLYFTIKYGQIVDREKFTQIFGELV